The stretch of DNA GATATCTTGTTTGACTTCTTCAATCGAGCGATCGCCGTATTGGGTATAGACATAGCCTAAGATAGTAATATTTGATTGTCTTAAATCTTTTAATCCTCTTTGATAGTCTTGGTTTGGTGGTTTACCGTCAGGGCCGTTATTAGGATTAATGATTGCCATAATAGGCACTCGCTGTGCTGCTGAGGCAACATCCGACCATACATAAGTTTTAGGTTCATACCAATTAGGATAAATATAAAGAGGAAGCAGAATTTTAAGCGAATTACCCACCACTGCTTGTGATTGACAAGATAACATGATACAAACAACTAAAATTGCTGTTAAAAATCTGCCAAGGTTCAATACTTTCATTTATGTAATTACTGATAACTGATAACTGCTCACTGGTCACTGCTAATACCCTCCCAGATAGTAAGCATAATCTGGTTTTTGCATTGCTTGTAACACTTTGCGTCGAGAAAGCAGCATAAATACTAAAGAACCTACAACTAAACCAAGCACAGCCCATTCAGGAGCGATCGCATTAGCTGCAAGATACCCTATTACAAAATTAACTATTAGACTGGGAAAAATTGATGCGATCGCAGAAGAGGCAAGATTGAGATTAAACAATACCACTGCATTTAATAAACCTAGAACTAATAATAGATATCCTAGACAACCTATTAAAGTTAAAACAGGATTAGTTGATGCCCAAGGTTTTGGAGTTGGTATGCCGATGATAGAAGCTACTAATAAACCAAAAAATAGTAAAATTACACCTATTAAGAGTAAATAACGCAAATTTAATTGCTTAGATAACGTACTCATGTTTTCCAATTTTGCTATCTGAGCTTGTTTGTACCAATAACGAATTAAGCGATAAGCTAAATATTCACTCAAAGGTACGGCTAATAAAAAATTAAGCAAAGCCAAATCCATTGCTCGTTGATAGGCAGAGTCAATCGCAAAAATTAACCCAGAAGCAGCATCTACTGCCCAACCAGCTACCAAACGATCTGCAAAAATAAAGCAAAAATAAGTAATTCCATAACCAAAAAAGGAAGCGAGTAGATAGATAGTAGCACTGAGGTTGGGTAATTCGATTTTTCCTTCAATAGGATGAGCAAGTTGTCGTTTTCTCAACAAAATTACTACGGCGATCGCTAGAAAAATTAAAGTCACAAAGATAGCTACTATTTGAGCTTCCAATGCACCGAGGTTTGCTTTGAACCTAACCATCCAAAACAAGACAGTTAAACCGATCAAAGTTAAAGGTGTTCCCCAAATCGATAACAGAGATAGGATTGATAACAACATCCACAGTAAGCTGAGAACGAGG from Stanieria cyanosphaera PCC 7437 encodes:
- a CDS encoding cell wall-binding repeat-containing protein — protein: MSNEQKLLKLIAQVEQVSPRLVDRWQTMAIIESLGYTDRIIAEEFGFADVLAIGEYIYQQNNPVLLTLETPQDTNWKKTIIAELYAFVEQFSRSFVYAIPLISLLILSNLEPSDSWKFIPPQLAALFTLATLASLITSGGFVQAIARRGEFYFGLGFPQQARKACVSLLSLGMLTSFVLAVMSLWFGFYRNLFPDQYLVLGAFYYLVLSLLWMLLSILSLLSIWGTPLTLIGLTVLFWMVRFKANLGALEAQIVAIFVTLIFLAIAVVILLRKRQLAHPIEGKIELPNLSATIYLLASFFGYGITYFCFIFADRLVAGWAVDAASGLIFAIDSAYQRAMDLALLNFLLAVPLSEYLAYRLIRYWYKQAQIAKLENMSTLSKQLNLRYLLLIGVILLFFGLLVASIIGIPTPKPWASTNPVLTLIGCLGYLLLVLGLLNAVVLFNLNLASSAIASIFPSLIVNFVIGYLAANAIAPEWAVLGLVVGSLVFMLLSRRKVLQAMQKPDYAYYLGGY